One stretch of Schlesneria sp. DSM 10557 DNA includes these proteins:
- a CDS encoding Uma2 family endonuclease, whose product MLTSSEYLEIERQAPFRSEFFRGEMFAMAGGSARHSRIKTNLLSLLNNRLKGQPCVTYDNDLRMMCPTGLYTYPDASVICGDLTFDDDREDTALNPTVLLEVLSKSTEAYDRGKKFDHYRTIPTLQEYVLVSQDEPMVQTFFRNEDNTWTLTTVSGLDQVAELRSIGVGLPLGDVYDRVNFTAEVTESSEGDRRPGPRFPL is encoded by the coding sequence ATGCTGACGTCCTCCGAATACTTGGAAATTGAGCGGCAGGCCCCGTTTCGAAGTGAATTCTTTCGTGGCGAAATGTTCGCGATGGCGGGAGGTTCCGCCCGACATAGTCGAATCAAGACAAACCTGCTGAGTCTATTGAATAACCGTCTGAAGGGTCAGCCCTGCGTGACGTACGACAACGACCTCCGGATGATGTGCCCCACCGGCCTCTACACCTACCCCGACGCAAGCGTCATCTGCGGTGATCTGACATTTGACGACGACCGCGAGGACACTGCCCTGAATCCCACGGTGTTGCTGGAGGTCTTGTCGAAAAGTACAGAGGCCTACGACCGGGGAAAGAAATTTGACCACTACAGAACGATCCCGACTCTTCAAGAATATGTGCTCGTTTCCCAGGACGAGCCGATGGTCCAGACGTTCTTTCGGAATGAAGACAACACCTGGACGCTGACCACGGTCTCTGGACTCGACCAGGTCGCGGAGCTTCGCTCGATCGGTGTCGGCTTGCCCCTGGGTGATGTGTACGACCGGGTCAATTTCACTGCCGAAGTGACGGAATCCAGCGAGGGTGATCGGCGCCCAGGTCCTCGATTCCCTTTGTAA
- a CDS encoding FAD-binding oxidoreductase — MKSHRLESLLKKSSVRGRVLTSPAQLAGYDADGLGYKTFRPDAVVIPTDADDMIRVLASARQLGVPICLRGAGTSLSGGPVAAQGGVVVHTSGLRSVRHICKSGLWCEVECGVILNQLDEVLKPYGIFYPPDPSSGPVCTLGGNIAMNAGGAHCFRYGVTSNYVLGVEAILLDGSVHRFGGPAGGRGDWREDWKRFMVGSEGTLAAFTRFWLRLLPRPDKVWTFRATYPDLITAERAIHALVAHSSFPVAIELMDPRCVEMVENSPMAVGLPKNSFMLLSEIDGPPELVDARVEAVAQILREAGSQDVVFSDDDEQRKKLWKARKAAGGLMGQLSADFVVQDAVIPKRALAELLQLVYDEADAAGIRAVNVFHAGDGNLHPNFLFDSRKPGELEKVELIGKRLMQRVVEVGGTLSGEHGIGNDKTAYMPLVFGADMTRVQLAIPAIFNPRHQLNPLKVFAGRRFEETNGTAPANGISTVSADLAHDAPHDEIYENAATTGSRCFTHFLDEIDGVLCLSADAKLAEINAKASPSRLRFPLILDPNATLREQVNATGFAPASSRFGPYCDNIIGMNWRFPSGKVVRVGERVVKTTTGYDLFRFLLSTNGRFGEPTDYVVRLRPDCGVTRVYGLFGESTDVLQAAADLLQTCWMHWLDSIDYLVGSPEDSGHLRIVVNSPVSESALIEDFVSSFARAHELVYQPEAGRELPADGIPDFVFKTSPESLLAMTREIAGQGGIRCVALCYNGVLHGYLDDETARVDRIRRLVDEYAQRLTMGGGDWFSRHLPPAEMSPLEADWVQLLEQELH; from the coding sequence ATGAAGTCACATCGGCTGGAAAGTCTGTTGAAGAAATCGTCGGTTCGGGGCCGGGTCCTTACCTCACCGGCTCAACTGGCGGGTTATGATGCCGATGGGCTCGGTTACAAAACCTTTCGTCCCGATGCGGTGGTGATTCCCACAGATGCGGACGACATGATCCGCGTCCTCGCCAGTGCACGGCAACTGGGGGTGCCGATTTGTCTCCGGGGGGCCGGGACATCGCTGTCAGGTGGCCCCGTTGCTGCTCAGGGGGGCGTCGTTGTCCATACGTCCGGTCTCAGAAGTGTCCGGCACATCTGCAAGTCGGGTCTGTGGTGCGAAGTGGAATGTGGCGTCATTCTGAATCAGCTCGACGAAGTACTGAAGCCGTACGGAATTTTCTATCCGCCCGATCCATCCAGTGGGCCAGTTTGCACACTGGGGGGGAACATCGCCATGAACGCTGGGGGGGCGCATTGTTTCCGCTACGGCGTGACTAGTAACTATGTGCTGGGGGTGGAAGCGATTCTACTGGACGGTTCCGTTCACCGATTTGGCGGACCGGCCGGTGGACGAGGCGACTGGCGAGAGGACTGGAAGCGATTCATGGTCGGTTCGGAAGGAACGCTCGCAGCCTTCACCCGTTTCTGGCTGCGGCTGCTGCCCCGCCCTGACAAGGTCTGGACGTTCCGAGCCACTTACCCGGACCTGATTACGGCCGAGCGGGCGATTCACGCATTGGTCGCTCATTCCTCGTTTCCGGTCGCGATCGAACTGATGGACCCTCGCTGTGTCGAGATGGTCGAGAACAGTCCGATGGCCGTCGGTCTGCCGAAGAACTCGTTCATGCTGTTATCCGAGATCGACGGACCGCCGGAACTGGTCGACGCGCGAGTCGAAGCCGTTGCACAGATTTTGCGAGAGGCGGGGTCCCAGGATGTGGTTTTCAGCGATGATGACGAACAGCGTAAGAAGCTGTGGAAGGCACGTAAGGCCGCTGGTGGCCTGATGGGCCAACTGAGTGCCGATTTCGTCGTCCAGGATGCGGTGATCCCGAAACGGGCTCTCGCAGAGCTGCTGCAGCTGGTCTATGACGAAGCGGATGCGGCGGGGATCCGCGCAGTGAACGTCTTCCACGCAGGTGATGGCAACTTGCATCCGAATTTTCTGTTTGATTCCCGCAAGCCGGGGGAACTGGAAAAAGTCGAGCTGATTGGAAAGCGGCTGATGCAGCGGGTCGTGGAAGTCGGTGGCACGCTTTCTGGTGAACATGGAATCGGCAATGACAAGACCGCGTATATGCCGCTTGTTTTCGGCGCAGACATGACGCGGGTGCAATTGGCGATTCCGGCGATCTTCAACCCCCGACATCAGTTGAATCCGCTGAAGGTGTTCGCGGGTCGCCGGTTTGAAGAGACGAACGGAACTGCCCCGGCCAATGGCATTTCAACCGTAAGTGCAGACCTGGCTCATGACGCTCCGCATGATGAAATCTACGAAAACGCTGCGACGACGGGATCTCGCTGCTTCACGCATTTCCTGGATGAAATCGATGGTGTTCTTTGCTTGAGTGCCGATGCGAAGCTGGCTGAGATCAATGCGAAAGCATCCCCCAGTCGGCTCCGTTTCCCGCTGATTCTTGATCCGAACGCCACGCTGCGTGAGCAGGTGAACGCCACAGGGTTTGCCCCCGCCTCGTCACGGTTTGGTCCCTATTGCGACAACATCATCGGGATGAACTGGCGATTTCCAAGCGGAAAGGTGGTTCGGGTGGGGGAACGCGTCGTGAAGACGACGACGGGCTATGATCTGTTCCGGTTTCTGCTCTCCACAAACGGCCGCTTTGGTGAACCGACCGACTACGTCGTGCGACTGCGTCCCGATTGCGGGGTGACTCGTGTCTATGGGTTATTCGGTGAATCAACTGATGTCTTGCAAGCGGCGGCGGACTTGTTGCAGACCTGCTGGATGCACTGGCTGGATTCGATCGACTATCTCGTCGGGTCACCGGAGGACTCGGGCCACCTGCGGATCGTGGTGAATAGTCCCGTGTCAGAAAGCGCCCTGATCGAGGACTTTGTTTCGTCATTCGCGCGGGCCCACGAACTGGTCTATCAGCCAGAAGCGGGAAGGGAGTTGCCGGCCGATGGGATTCCTGACTTTGTCTTCAAGACGTCTCCGGAAAGCCTGCTGGCGATGACCAGAGAAATCGCCGGTCAGGGTGGAATTCGGTGCGTGGCGCTTTGTTATAACGGTGTGCTTCACGGATATCTCGATGACGAGACCGCTCGAGTCGACCGTATCCGGCGACTGGTCGATGAGTACGCTCAACGGTTGACGATGGGGGGTGGGGACTGGTTCTCGCGGCACCTGCCGCCGGCCGAGATGTCACCGCTGGAAGCGGACTGGGTTCAGTTACTCGAACAGGAACTTCATTGA
- a CDS encoding (Fe-S)-binding protein, with protein MTTSNSNRPTAAQSCHSMDPDLLASCVHCGFCLEVCPTYKLTGDENNSPRGRLRLWREEADGRIPQDPWTDHYTSECVGCLACESACPANVPYGQIFEQVKHQHVAQKRSRPPISLRFAAGLARHQSLFNLAMLPARLLRKAGILPHRFLFKGEPAAFQSTQAYVSHLMQVHRPTGPRVALLTGCLMESLFREINFATVRVLIENNIQVIVPPDQGCCGAFQEHTGMDGVDQLQEQNRIAFGKLDVDAIVSNSSGCGLALGKTMKGAVPVRDVLGYLGEQKLVTRTRMDQAARVYVDLPCHLVHGQKAAGIPANVLDATGYQWELAPQARDCCGSGGVYNIQKPENAQQILARKSAFLNEAVGTPVILATSNHVCMMQWNSARSTGLVKRPYEVRHVIQLLDPLGS; from the coding sequence GTGACGACGTCAAATTCGAATCGCCCGACCGCCGCTCAGTCGTGTCATTCAATGGACCCTGATCTGCTTGCGAGTTGCGTTCACTGTGGTTTCTGTCTGGAAGTCTGTCCGACCTACAAACTGACCGGGGATGAGAATAACTCGCCCCGTGGTCGGCTACGGCTTTGGCGCGAAGAGGCTGACGGGCGGATTCCGCAAGATCCTTGGACCGACCATTACACATCCGAATGCGTCGGCTGTCTGGCGTGTGAGTCGGCGTGTCCTGCGAATGTTCCGTATGGACAGATCTTTGAACAGGTCAAACATCAGCACGTCGCCCAGAAGCGGTCGCGTCCCCCCATCTCGTTGAGGTTTGCTGCAGGCTTAGCCCGGCATCAATCGCTGTTCAATCTGGCGATGCTACCAGCGCGACTGCTGCGGAAAGCCGGGATCCTGCCCCATCGCTTTCTCTTCAAAGGCGAGCCTGCCGCGTTTCAGTCGACGCAGGCCTATGTCAGCCACCTGATGCAAGTCCACCGGCCGACCGGTCCGCGTGTGGCGCTGCTGACCGGTTGCTTGATGGAATCTCTCTTCCGCGAAATCAACTTCGCAACCGTGCGGGTACTGATCGAGAACAATATCCAGGTCATCGTGCCGCCCGATCAGGGATGCTGCGGGGCGTTCCAGGAACATACGGGGATGGACGGCGTCGACCAACTCCAGGAACAGAACCGGATCGCTTTCGGGAAGCTGGATGTGGACGCGATCGTCAGCAATTCTTCCGGTTGCGGCCTGGCGCTGGGGAAGACCATGAAAGGCGCAGTCCCGGTTCGTGACGTGCTCGGTTATCTGGGTGAACAGAAGCTCGTCACGCGGACGAGGATGGACCAAGCGGCGCGCGTCTATGTGGATCTTCCCTGCCATCTGGTGCATGGTCAAAAGGCGGCTGGCATTCCTGCGAACGTGCTGGACGCGACCGGATATCAATGGGAACTGGCACCCCAGGCACGTGACTGCTGTGGATCAGGTGGGGTCTATAACATTCAGAAGCCAGAGAACGCGCAGCAGATTCTCGCCCGCAAATCGGCCTTCTTGAATGAGGCGGTCGGTACCCCCGTCATTCTGGCGACGTCGAATCACGTCTGCATGATGCAGTGGAATTCCGCGAGATCCACGGGGCTGGTGAAGCGTCCCTACGAAGTGCGGCACGTCATCCAACTGCTGGATCCGCTGGGTTCCTAG
- a CDS encoding class I SAM-dependent methyltransferase, with protein MSRRNKKVEETIPHSFFIRPQEKLLIDTLPDMSGKRVICTSAGRAQFAVAYATDHPDAQVDCWFLDIFHRTQSEFRISEDGPPPPNLNLICQPDLPDHEADLVAFAFKKGGEAELTRDLLQQGHQRLVEGGRMVVSTDNDEDQWIHKELRAIFPKVTRRPVRKQGTVYLATKVAPLKKLKDFDCEFAFRDRGRLIYAYSRPGVFSHRHIDGGARALMNKMVVKPGMKVLDLGSGAGTVSLAAAFAAENVSVHAVDSNARAIQSLERGIAKNEAPGITYALDAEGETPASDEFDLALANPPYFSNYAIADLFLDTGHRALKPKSKILIVTKTPNWFVERMPLWYGDVEVAEANDYWIVTGRKRKESLADQPRERRSREQYD; from the coding sequence GTGTCACGTCGAAATAAAAAAGTCGAAGAAACGATCCCTCATTCGTTTTTCATCCGTCCACAAGAGAAGTTGTTAATCGACACTCTGCCGGACATGTCGGGGAAACGAGTGATCTGTACGTCCGCCGGGCGTGCCCAGTTTGCCGTCGCCTACGCGACAGATCATCCTGACGCTCAGGTTGACTGCTGGTTTCTCGATATTTTTCACAGGACGCAGAGCGAATTCCGTATCAGCGAAGATGGACCGCCCCCCCCGAACCTGAATCTGATCTGCCAGCCGGATCTGCCCGATCACGAAGCGGATCTCGTGGCGTTCGCCTTCAAAAAGGGGGGTGAGGCCGAGCTGACCCGCGATCTGCTCCAGCAGGGACACCAGCGTCTGGTCGAGGGGGGCCGGATGGTCGTTTCCACCGACAACGACGAAGATCAGTGGATTCACAAAGAGTTACGGGCGATTTTTCCCAAGGTAACACGTCGCCCCGTCCGGAAGCAGGGGACTGTCTATCTCGCGACGAAAGTGGCGCCGCTGAAGAAACTCAAAGACTTCGACTGCGAATTCGCGTTTCGTGACCGGGGCCGACTCATCTACGCGTACAGTCGTCCCGGTGTCTTCAGTCATCGTCATATCGACGGGGGTGCCCGGGCCTTGATGAACAAGATGGTCGTCAAACCGGGCATGAAGGTCCTGGACCTGGGAAGCGGCGCCGGTACCGTCTCACTGGCCGCCGCCTTCGCGGCAGAAAATGTCTCGGTCCACGCAGTCGACTCCAACGCCCGCGCCATTCAGTCGCTGGAACGGGGGATCGCTAAGAATGAAGCTCCCGGGATCACGTATGCCCTGGACGCCGAAGGGGAAACTCCCGCATCAGACGAGTTTGACCTGGCCCTCGCCAACCCGCCGTACTTCTCGAACTACGCGATCGCGGACTTGTTCCTCGACACGGGTCATCGGGCACTGAAACCCAAGTCAAAAATCCTGATCGTGACCAAGACCCCGAACTGGTTCGTCGAACGGATGCCCCTGTGGTACGGGGACGTCGAAGTGGCTGAAGCCAACGATTACTGGATCGTTACAGGCCGCAAGCGGAAAGAATCCCTCGCAGATCAGCCGCGAGAACGGCGATCTCGTGAACAATACGACTGA
- a CDS encoding class I SAM-dependent rRNA methyltransferase yields MPVHSAGSTARVVIKPRKALPFFSRHPWVFQGAIDRIEGNPAPGDAVALTAHDGQFIAWGLFNPISKIAVRLYSWDEAYTLTESFWRQRVTDAVEMRKVLFPQQGPQDASRQIYSEADGLSGLTVDRYGGWLMVQLTSLALANHKEVILDSLRETLQPEGIWLRTEKGIRAAEGLELTDGLLWGQSPPRPIFIAEHGVRYGIDVAEGQKTGFFLDQRDNRRRIADFVRDKRVLDVCCYTGGFGLNCLVNGGAAEVTAVDASEAALTQARSNAELNGVADRLKTVKQDAFKSLEEFHSKQETFDTVVLDPPKLARNRQGIDAALRGYYSLNRFALGLINPGGFFVTCSCSGHISHEMFADMLSQSALHADRRLQVLEVRGPAADHPASIHCLETNYLKCYLCRVL; encoded by the coding sequence ATGCCTGTCCATTCCGCCGGTTCCACGGCACGCGTTGTCATTAAACCTCGTAAAGCACTCCCCTTTTTCAGTCGTCATCCCTGGGTTTTCCAAGGCGCCATCGACCGGATCGAGGGAAATCCGGCTCCCGGTGACGCCGTCGCCCTCACCGCTCACGACGGACAGTTCATCGCCTGGGGTCTGTTCAATCCCATCAGCAAGATTGCCGTCCGACTTTACTCATGGGATGAAGCATACACTCTGACAGAAAGTTTCTGGCGGCAAAGAGTTACAGACGCCGTAGAGATGCGGAAGGTCCTCTTTCCCCAACAGGGGCCCCAGGACGCCAGCCGACAGATTTATAGCGAAGCCGACGGCCTGTCGGGACTGACCGTGGACCGCTATGGCGGCTGGCTGATGGTTCAATTGACCAGTCTGGCCTTGGCGAATCACAAGGAGGTCATCCTCGATAGCCTGCGCGAAACCCTGCAACCGGAAGGGATCTGGCTGCGAACCGAGAAAGGAATTCGCGCGGCGGAAGGGTTGGAACTGACCGACGGGTTGCTTTGGGGCCAGTCTCCTCCTCGACCCATTTTTATCGCCGAGCATGGCGTTCGCTATGGAATTGACGTGGCCGAAGGACAAAAGACCGGATTCTTCCTGGATCAGCGGGATAATCGCCGACGGATCGCCGACTTCGTGCGAGATAAGCGAGTTCTCGATGTCTGCTGTTACACCGGTGGCTTTGGCCTGAACTGCCTGGTGAACGGGGGGGCTGCCGAAGTCACCGCCGTCGATGCGTCAGAAGCGGCTCTCACCCAGGCCCGTTCCAATGCAGAGCTGAACGGGGTTGCCGACCGGCTCAAGACAGTCAAACAAGATGCCTTCAAGTCTCTGGAAGAATTTCATTCGAAACAGGAAACGTTCGACACCGTGGTGCTGGACCCGCCGAAGCTCGCACGCAACCGGCAGGGGATCGATGCCGCGCTACGGGGTTATTACAGCCTGAACCGCTTTGCCCTCGGTCTGATCAACCCGGGTGGATTCTTCGTGACCTGCAGTTGTTCTGGTCACATCTCTCACGAAATGTTTGCGGATATGCTCAGTCAGTCGGCACTGCACGCAGACCGCCGGTTGCAGGTGCTCGAGGTACGCGGCCCTGCCGCAGACCACCCCGCGTCGATTCACTGCCTCGAAACCAACTACCTGAAGTGCTACCTTTGTCGCGTGCTGTAG
- a CDS encoding HlyD family secretion protein, translating to MPGEISSTTHQASSSSLMFKGVCIGLALFAGTGFACLFEYVGEHSYPGVLQSRSTTVSSNCLAQVRDVSVKAGQTLVPGDLLVQLVDPRLEDRIISKRREISELEAEMNRVKVAAEVDLAWRRRELDAEVFETQLKETALAQERLNKQVEQLAWKDHLASADSLVSPMGAELNNPFSSLTKQLHLPDERRLQAMLREDAAAASAETLAIQVTLCQERLTRLAALEKNLEEQIRKGSGVDVIEAKLNGARQELVALEEQSKELQIISPTYGTVGEVKVHSGDQVAGGGSLVDILDDVQRHVVAQLPPGTAAQLKPGTKVTLVFPENDKRIGVISEIPSHVTSSSRNGESFVAVKIEPAGKLWPKIAIGANVKVMLP from the coding sequence ATGCCCGGCGAAATTTCCTCGACGACACACCAAGCCTCTTCCAGTTCCCTGATGTTCAAAGGGGTTTGCATCGGTCTGGCATTATTTGCAGGGACGGGATTCGCCTGTCTCTTCGAATATGTCGGCGAGCATTCCTATCCAGGGGTGCTGCAGTCCCGTTCGACGACGGTGTCCTCGAACTGTCTGGCTCAGGTCCGAGATGTGTCAGTCAAAGCAGGACAGACACTCGTTCCCGGCGATTTGCTGGTCCAGCTCGTCGATCCCCGCCTTGAGGATCGCATCATCAGCAAGCGTCGCGAAATCTCGGAACTGGAAGCCGAGATGAACCGGGTGAAAGTTGCGGCCGAAGTGGACCTGGCCTGGCGGCGACGAGAACTGGATGCGGAAGTCTTCGAGACACAGCTCAAGGAGACCGCGCTGGCACAGGAACGGCTCAACAAGCAGGTCGAGCAACTTGCCTGGAAAGACCATCTGGCGAGCGCAGATTCGCTGGTCAGTCCCATGGGCGCGGAACTGAATAACCCCTTCAGTTCGCTGACGAAGCAGCTTCACCTTCCCGACGAACGCCGCCTGCAGGCGATGCTTCGTGAAGACGCTGCTGCAGCCTCCGCAGAGACTCTGGCGATTCAGGTCACGCTCTGTCAGGAACGACTCACCCGCCTTGCCGCCCTGGAAAAGAATCTGGAAGAGCAGATTCGCAAGGGGTCGGGCGTGGATGTCATCGAGGCCAAATTAAACGGAGCCCGACAGGAGCTGGTTGCGCTGGAAGAACAATCCAAAGAGCTGCAGATCATCAGTCCGACCTACGGCACCGTCGGGGAAGTCAAAGTTCATTCCGGCGATCAGGTCGCAGGTGGCGGTTCCCTGGTGGATATTCTGGACGACGTCCAGCGTCATGTGGTGGCGCAGTTGCCCCCGGGGACAGCGGCCCAGTTGAAACCCGGAACCAAGGTCACTCTTGTCTTTCCAGAGAATGACAAACGGATTGGAGTGATTTCCGAGATCCCCTCGCACGTCACGTCGTCATCGCGGAATGGCGAATCGTTCGTGGCTGTAAAGATCGAACCGGCTGGCAAGTTGTGGCCCAAAATTGCGATTGGTGCCAACGTCAAGGTCATGCTTCCGTAA